The following are encoded in a window of Spirochaetota bacterium genomic DNA:
- a CDS encoding rhodanese-like domain-containing protein, protein MKDIPLVPISAGALLIALVLFVLIGKRTQAADANISHITAKEAMALITTNKGAKNFVILDVRTPNEFAEGHIAGATNIDYYAPDFKERIAKLDKKKTYLILCRSGNRSGKSAAFMSESGYTGLFNMKGGMMGWEFDRLPVSRK, encoded by the coding sequence ATGAAAGATATCCCTCTCGTACCGATATCCGCGGGGGCATTGCTCATCGCGCTCGTGCTTTTTGTGCTCATCGGAAAGCGCACGCAGGCGGCCGATGCGAACATATCGCATATCACCGCTAAGGAAGCGATGGCGCTCATCACAACGAACAAAGGCGCGAAGAATTTCGTCATACTCGATGTTCGGACGCCGAATGAATTCGCCGAGGGACATATCGCCGGCGCAACGAATATCGATTATTACGCGCCGGACTTCAAGGAACGCATAGCGAAGCTCGATAAGAAAAAGACCTATCTCATTCTCTGCAGAAGCGGCAACAGGAGCGGCAAGTCCGCGGCGTTCATGAGCGAAAGCGGATATACCGGCCTTTTCAACATGAAGGGCGGCATGATGGGATGGGAATTCGACAGACTGCCCGTATCGCGCAAATAA
- a CDS encoding adenylate kinase, which produces MILILVGAPGGGKGTQAARLKDHYSIAHISTGDMLRENVKNGTKLGAEANGFMQKGELVPDTVIINMIAERIKAPDCAKGFLLDGFPRSLPQAEALDRMLSGNKLKLDAVVNLMVDEEELVKRLLGRGRADDNETTIRNRLSVFKNQTEPVLGHYAKQKLVKNTNGMGTIDEIYNRITTTLA; this is translated from the coding sequence ATGATATTGATACTTGTCGGAGCGCCCGGCGGAGGCAAAGGCACGCAGGCTGCCCGTTTGAAGGACCATTACTCCATCGCACACATATCCACCGGCGACATGCTTCGCGAGAACGTGAAGAACGGCACCAAACTCGGCGCCGAGGCGAACGGCTTCATGCAGAAAGGAGAACTGGTGCCCGACACTGTCATCATCAATATGATAGCCGAACGGATAAAGGCCCCCGACTGCGCCAAGGGCTTCCTCCTCGACGGGTTCCCCCGCTCGCTCCCGCAGGCCGAAGCGCTGGACAGGATGCTATCCGGCAATAAGCTCAAGCTCGATGCCGTCGTCAATCTCATGGTCGATGAAGAGGAGCTCGTCAAGCGCCTGCTCGGACGCGGACGTGCCGATGATAATGAGACCACGATCCGCAACCGCCTTTCGGTCTTCAAGAACCAGACCGAACCGGTGCTGGGGCACTATGCGAAGCAGAAGCTGGTGAAGAACACCAATGGCATGGGCACTATCGACGAGATATACAACCGCATCACGACGACGCTCGCATAA
- a CDS encoding PQQ-binding-like beta-propeller repeat protein, whose product MNDLQRRIIIVRVAAGIFILLAALGLAVLFSSTPAVRIAMRTAKPEELTARTSARVVAVNLSGTFRKGPGVSGTLAGSWPRFRGERMDNIVHETPPLSSSMGAPKVLWSLDLGEGYAGPAVANGRVYIIDYDEASRSDVIRVHSVDDGRELWRRSYKNDIKRNHGMSRTTPAVAGNYLVTIGPKCHVVCLDAATGDFRWGIDLVKEEGTKVPLWYAGQCPLIDNGIAVIAPGGKNILIGIDCASGKVVWRTPNTARWNMSHASVMPVTLLGRRMYVYPALGGVIGVSAGPGTRGEVLFTTTAWNASIIVPSAVPIGTDKLFLTAGYGVGSAVFTLAPRGGGFSVTRTAQYGKETFASEQQTPILYNGRLFTVMPADAMARKQQLVSMTTDGKVIWESGKDDRFGLGAYMIADGKIFLLDDNGMLTCARADGTSYQRLYRVKILSGRESWAPMAMISGRLIARDSKRMVCIDVRAR is encoded by the coding sequence ATGAACGATTTGCAGCGCCGGATCATCATCGTCAGAGTTGCCGCCGGTATCTTCATCCTGCTTGCGGCGCTCGGCCTCGCCGTTCTTTTTTCGAGCACGCCCGCGGTACGTATCGCCATGCGTACCGCGAAACCGGAGGAATTGACGGCGCGCACGTCCGCACGTGTTGTCGCCGTGAACCTCTCCGGCACGTTCAGAAAAGGCCCGGGTGTTTCGGGAACACTAGCCGGCTCATGGCCGCGCTTCCGCGGTGAGCGCATGGATAATATCGTCCATGAAACGCCCCCGCTCTCTTCGTCGATGGGCGCACCGAAGGTGCTGTGGTCGCTCGATCTTGGCGAGGGTTATGCCGGACCTGCGGTGGCCAACGGCCGCGTATATATCATCGACTATGATGAGGCGAGCCGAAGCGATGTGATACGCGTGCACTCCGTTGATGACGGACGCGAGCTGTGGCGCCGCTCGTATAAGAACGATATCAAACGCAATCACGGCATGTCGCGTACCACCCCTGCCGTCGCCGGGAATTATCTCGTGACCATCGGTCCGAAATGTCACGTTGTCTGCCTCGATGCCGCTACCGGCGATTTCCGCTGGGGCATCGATCTGGTAAAGGAAGAAGGCACGAAAGTGCCGCTCTGGTATGCCGGCCAATGTCCGCTCATCGATAATGGCATTGCCGTGATAGCGCCCGGCGGGAAGAACATCCTCATCGGGATCGATTGTGCTTCCGGTAAGGTCGTCTGGCGGACGCCCAATACCGCGCGGTGGAATATGTCGCATGCATCGGTCATGCCCGTGACGTTGCTCGGCCGCCGCATGTATGTATACCCCGCATTAGGCGGGGTCATCGGCGTGTCGGCGGGGCCGGGGACGAGGGGTGAAGTGCTTTTCACGACGACGGCGTGGAACGCATCCATCATCGTGCCTTCGGCTGTTCCCATCGGTACGGATAAACTATTCCTGACGGCGGGATACGGCGTGGGCAGTGCTGTCTTCACGCTTGCGCCCCGCGGAGGCGGCTTTTCCGTTACGCGAACGGCACAGTACGGCAAAGAGACGTTCGCCTCCGAACAGCAGACGCCGATACTCTACAACGGTCGCCTCTTCACCGTCATGCCCGCCGATGCCATGGCGCGAAAACAGCAGCTCGTATCGATGACAACCGACGGAAAGGTCATATGGGAAAGCGGGAAGGATGATCGCTTCGGCCTCGGCGCGTACATGATCGCTGACGGGAAGATATTCCTTCTCGATGACAACGGAATGCTCACCTGCGCCCGCGCCGACGGTACATCGTATCAGCGGCTCTATCGCGTGAAGATATTGTCAGGGCGCGAATCCTGGGCGCCGATGGCGATGATTTCCGGGCGGCTTATCGCTCGCGATTCGAAACGCATGGTGTGCATCGATGTGAGGGCACGATGA
- a CDS encoding 4Fe-4S binding protein, giving the protein MTESRKKFIITALRTGIGALAAAMFGFSFTRTKNQKMVWQIDPEKCTQCGRCATACVLRQSAVKCVNRFSMCGYCDLCFGFFRPGANALTSAAENHICPTDAIKRKFIEDPYFEYTIDESLCIGCAKCVKGCTAFGNGSFFLQIRHDLCVQCNSCSIERVCPSYAISRIPADKPYLIKGEERS; this is encoded by the coding sequence ATGACCGAGTCGCGGAAGAAATTCATAATAACCGCCTTGCGCACGGGCATCGGGGCGCTCGCGGCGGCTATGTTCGGTTTTTCGTTCACGCGTACGAAAAACCAGAAAATGGTATGGCAGATCGACCCGGAGAAATGTACCCAGTGCGGACGCTGTGCGACCGCCTGCGTACTCCGTCAGTCGGCGGTAAAATGCGTGAACCGTTTCTCCATGTGCGGTTACTGCGATCTGTGTTTCGGCTTTTTTCGGCCGGGGGCGAATGCGCTCACCTCCGCCGCGGAGAACCACATCTGTCCCACCGACGCTATAAAAAGGAAATTCATCGAGGACCCGTATTTCGAATATACGATCGATGAATCGCTCTGCATCGGCTGCGCGAAATGCGTGAAGGGCTGCACCGCGTTCGGCAACGGCTCATTCTTCCTGCAGATACGTCATGATCTCTGCGTGCAGTGCAATTCCTGCTCCATAGAGCGCGTTTGCCCGTCGTACGCGATATCTCGGATACCAGCGGATAAACCGTATCTTATCAAGGGTGAGGAGCGATCATGA